A genomic segment from Pistricoccus aurantiacus encodes:
- a CDS encoding alkaline phosphatase: MGYNEEKTLERALEFIVEEKPALTFIHFNEPDAVGHETGHDTPAYYREVERIDALMGRLLDTLEDSGMMEDSIILFTADHGGIGKGHGGETLLEMEIPWIIFGKSVPAKGKLRSAIVTYDTAATLAYILRLTPPDVWRGRAITEALEDDDSR, from the coding sequence TTGGGCTACAACGAAGAAAAGACCCTGGAAAGGGCGCTTGAATTCATCGTCGAGGAAAAACCCGCCCTGACCTTCATCCACTTCAACGAACCGGACGCGGTCGGCCACGAAACAGGACACGACACCCCGGCATACTATCGGGAAGTGGAAAGGATCGACGCCCTGATGGGAAGGCTCCTCGATACCCTGGAAGACAGCGGCATGATGGAGGATTCCATCATCCTCTTCACCGCGGATCACGGCGGGATCGGCAAGGGCCACGGCGGGGAGACCCTCCTGGAAATGGAGATCCCCTGGATCATCTTCGGAAAAAGCGTGCCGGCCAAGGGAAAATTGCGGTCCGCGATCGTCACCTACGACACCGCCGCGACCCTCGCCTATATCCTGAGACTGACCCCGCCGGATGTGTGGCGAGGCCGGGCCATCACGGAGGCGCTGGAAGACGACGACTCTCGTTGA
- a CDS encoding sulfatase-like hydrolase/transferase, with protein MTTLLAVNAFGALVLIGIVFSILISRSRWVLLPGLLGFVYVLFWGVWQVADMMTGVGINQSVLFHFFSGTEDADYRQFLKEIVVFAGFVTLAVLVLAGSVVKAWRNRVAAKPVSLTSGFLPSLIGCGVVIVGWLISPWHLNLLALKDSYVALDADQTRKLRALYDTSPRRITSDKNLVVLYLESVESTYFDERLFPELLPALRERRGESLHFSGIAQTPGTGWTIAGLVNTQCGLPLATPGAGNNDMGRVRYFLPKAKCLAEHLQDNGFRTVYMGGASGKFAGKDRFLEQHGFDVVRDKEYFGTWKGMAESEFSGWGAYDDELLEGVFDEFVTLSEKQEPFALFALTMDTHHPHGHISPSCRGVRYRDGKLKSLNALACADRLVSRFIDRVRASPWAADTTLVVLSDHLAMVNDATPLIEKAARRDNLLMVFDSDIAPGERRVQGTMLDVGPTLLSLMRADTAALGFGRSLLEPGRSNQAYSRDYFASDDVMEYLSFSRTLWDMPQVVGQIRSDGDKGILLGGNQFEAPFFSVLNESNKVIELYFYNFSQHLADLQEGVRYLYARECEEVKSPSPGICLVAGLKGVGEKVFSSTELVEGVSALEAF; from the coding sequence ATGACAACACTTCTCGCTGTGAACGCTTTTGGCGCTCTGGTGCTCATAGGCATCGTCTTTTCCATCCTGATCTCGCGTTCCCGCTGGGTTCTGCTTCCCGGCCTGCTGGGATTCGTCTACGTGCTGTTCTGGGGGGTCTGGCAGGTGGCGGACATGATGACCGGCGTGGGCATCAATCAGTCCGTGCTCTTTCATTTCTTCAGCGGCACCGAGGACGCGGACTATCGCCAGTTCTTGAAGGAGATCGTCGTGTTCGCCGGCTTCGTCACCCTGGCGGTGTTGGTGCTGGCGGGGTCCGTGGTCAAGGCTTGGCGAAATCGCGTCGCTGCCAAGCCCGTTTCCCTGACAAGCGGATTCCTTCCATCGCTGATCGGCTGCGGGGTGGTGATCGTCGGCTGGCTGATCTCGCCCTGGCACCTGAACCTGCTGGCGCTCAAGGATTCCTATGTCGCCCTCGACGCGGATCAGACCCGCAAGCTGCGCGCGCTGTACGACACCTCGCCGCGTCGAATCACCAGCGACAAGAACCTCGTCGTGCTGTATCTGGAAAGCGTGGAATCCACCTATTTCGATGAGCGCCTCTTTCCGGAACTGCTGCCGGCGCTGCGGGAGCGCCGCGGGGAATCGCTTCACTTCTCCGGCATCGCCCAGACCCCGGGCACCGGCTGGACCATCGCCGGGCTGGTCAATACCCAGTGCGGGCTGCCCCTGGCGACTCCGGGGGCGGGAAACAACGACATGGGCCGGGTGCGCTATTTTCTGCCCAAGGCCAAGTGCCTGGCGGAGCACCTTCAGGACAACGGCTTCCGGACGGTGTACATGGGCGGCGCTTCCGGCAAGTTCGCCGGCAAGGACCGCTTTCTGGAACAGCACGGCTTCGACGTGGTGCGAGACAAGGAATACTTCGGCACCTGGAAAGGCATGGCGGAAAGCGAATTCTCCGGCTGGGGTGCCTACGACGACGAGCTGCTGGAAGGGGTCTTCGATGAGTTCGTCACGCTATCGGAAAAGCAGGAGCCTTTCGCCCTGTTCGCTCTGACCATGGATACCCATCATCCGCATGGGCACATCTCGCCGAGCTGTCGCGGCGTGCGATACCGAGATGGCAAGCTGAAATCCTTGAACGCCCTGGCCTGCGCCGATCGGCTGGTCAGTCGCTTCATCGATCGGGTGAGGGCGTCGCCCTGGGCCGCCGATACCACTCTGGTGGTGCTTTCGGATCATCTGGCCATGGTCAACGACGCCACCCCGCTGATCGAGAAGGCGGCGCGGCGCGATAATCTGCTGATGGTCTTCGACAGCGATATCGCCCCCGGCGAGCGCCGGGTACAGGGCACCATGCTGGACGTGGGGCCGACCCTGCTGAGCCTGATGCGGGCGGACACCGCTGCCCTGGGGTTCGGTCGTTCGCTGCTCGAACCCGGACGCTCGAATCAGGCCTATAGCCGCGACTATTTTGCCAGCGACGACGTCATGGAATACCTGAGCTTTTCACGAACCCTGTGGGACATGCCACAGGTGGTCGGACAAATCAGAAGCGATGGCGACAAGGGTATTCTGCTGGGGGGCAACCAGTTCGAGGCGCCGTTCTTTTCGGTACTCAACGAAAGCAACAAGGTGATCGAGCTGTATTTCTACAATTTCTCCCAGCACCTGGCGGACCTGCAGGAAGGCGTACGCTATCTCTATGCCCGGGAATGCGAAGAGGTGAAGAGCCCCAGTCCCGGCATCTGTCTGGTGGCGGGGTTGAAAGGGGTGGGTGAAAAGGTCTTTTCCTCCACGGAGCTCGTCGAGGGGGTTTCGGCGCTGGAGGCGTTTTGA
- a CDS encoding AmiS/UreI family transporter encodes MHEGLSLLYVGAVLVLNGLWMTGRIEDREIQVINYFTGGVSLAIAAYAAFGPGADANSVRTAALTLLFAFTYLWVAFNRRNGCNGRGLGYFCLFVSLTALPTGLLQWTQADSLWGWWSTANWLAWAMLWLGFYLMLCHWPRLQPWMAGLSLVQGVFTAWIPGYLLLNGLLPLGG; translated from the coding sequence ATGCATGAAGGGTTGAGTCTTCTTTACGTAGGGGCGGTGCTGGTGCTCAACGGCCTGTGGATGACAGGGCGTATCGAGGACCGGGAAATTCAGGTCATCAACTACTTCACCGGCGGGGTCAGCCTGGCCATCGCCGCCTATGCGGCATTCGGGCCCGGCGCGGACGCCAATAGCGTGCGTACCGCCGCTTTGACGCTGCTTTTCGCCTTCACCTATCTGTGGGTGGCCTTCAATCGTCGCAACGGCTGCAATGGTCGTGGCCTGGGCTATTTCTGCCTGTTTGTCTCCTTGACCGCGCTGCCTACGGGCTTGCTGCAATGGACCCAGGCGGATAGCCTGTGGGGCTGGTGGTCCACGGCCAACTGGCTGGCCTGGGCGATGCTCTGGCTCGGCTTCTACCTGATGCTCTGTCATTGGCCTCGGCTGCAGCCCTGGATGGCCGGACTTTCCCTGGTGCAGGGCGTGTTCACCGCCTGGATTCCCGGCTATCTTCTGCTCAACGGCTTGTTGCCCTTGGGAGGTTGA
- the mscK gene encoding mechanosensitive channel MscK — MLASFGALAQETTTVLDGDASLPQREEISQRLKPLTQEEKPGAAQEKEIEELRAALANLESLETLKQQRAELEKRFQQAPEEIRRLDNELREARRRAEPDKEDIGGLSSAELDTRISETLDSLRKQQDRLADTNARLVAAQTLPERVQTAISDTLTRIDEIRTELNKQQDVQDSSDVWQLQTELAMEQGKLALERQKLAANTRLQELAKLRRDIQRLAIERLEKRLRLMQNALEEQRQQQLAENVDASAHLETSDSSSNPLIVQAGQDNQALSVELVKAIDRHNAFEWSNIELRSRLDRARQIQRVLNEQVDAVGDNQLLSRILREQRRALPNVTLVEDLSEKIADIRLRQFELERQREALSDIDPVVDRRIEEAGLEPSAELTETLAESYRSRRGLMNQLEQTYGELLATAVDLQLNQRQISDTVDTLNATIEERLFWLPNRAPLNLTWLKRLPASFLAQISGSKWHDDLDAVLTPPPLKALWGIPLLVLAAGLLLGRRAIRARLLKLHKQIGRLKRDTQMHTPWAILLNALIAAPGPLALAALGLGLKTGTGLAWGDALLQLALAWGAVALARRLTVSNGVAVHHFHWPVDYVLELRRLFGQLGLALIPVLLISALIKGEGLFLAERPLYFLPMLAGFIGMSLTLARLVLAHRPYFGIKLFHVLLGLALAAAPLVLGVMLVLGYEYTVLRLVERFITSLYAVGLWLLGTATVVRSLAVAARRLAYHRAKAQSEARAKESADAGGEVVEEPPLDLEQVNQQSLRLAKLLLFLGLTLVLYVIWSDLLVALAYFDHIKVWSTTQGIGETLSETPITLADILIALLVVVLTWSLARNLPGLLEVMVLSHLTLKPGGAYAISSLLSYTIVGVGIVAALGTLGVSWDKLQWLVAALGVGLGFGLQEIFANFISGLILLFERPIRIGDTITLGNLHGTITRIRIRATTMTDFDRKEIIIPNKTFVTEQLTNWSLSDNVTRVTLEYGVAHGSDLETVRYLLHQVAKENERVLDDPAPMVICSSYGPSAFNFHLYIYVNDLFDRYFAPDEINRQLDGLFREHGIRVAFDQMDVWLHDTQKPAKGESTDLSQDSSSSAAQPEERDEDEEQHQPPKGNKPLSRR, encoded by the coding sequence ATGTTGGCATCGTTCGGAGCGCTGGCTCAGGAAACCACCACGGTCCTCGACGGCGACGCCAGCCTGCCGCAGCGGGAAGAGATCAGTCAGCGCCTGAAGCCGCTGACCCAGGAAGAGAAGCCCGGAGCCGCGCAGGAAAAGGAAATCGAGGAACTGCGCGCCGCCCTCGCCAACCTGGAAAGTCTCGAGACGCTGAAGCAGCAGCGCGCCGAGCTCGAAAAGCGGTTTCAGCAGGCACCGGAGGAGATTCGCCGTCTCGACAACGAGCTGCGGGAGGCCCGTCGTCGCGCGGAGCCGGACAAGGAAGACATCGGAGGTCTTTCCAGCGCCGAGCTCGACACCCGCATCAGCGAGACCCTGGATAGCCTACGCAAGCAGCAGGATCGGCTCGCGGATACCAATGCCCGGCTGGTGGCGGCACAAACCCTGCCGGAACGGGTTCAGACGGCGATCAGCGATACCCTCACGCGTATCGACGAGATTCGAACCGAACTCAACAAGCAGCAGGACGTTCAAGACAGTTCCGACGTCTGGCAGCTGCAGACAGAGCTGGCGATGGAGCAAGGCAAGCTCGCCCTGGAACGTCAGAAGCTTGCCGCCAACACCCGCCTCCAGGAACTGGCCAAACTGCGTCGCGATATTCAGCGCCTCGCGATCGAAAGACTCGAAAAGCGTCTGCGGCTGATGCAGAACGCTCTCGAGGAACAGCGACAGCAGCAGCTGGCGGAGAACGTCGATGCCTCGGCGCATCTCGAAACGTCGGATTCCTCATCCAACCCTCTGATCGTGCAGGCAGGCCAGGACAATCAGGCACTGAGCGTCGAGCTGGTGAAGGCCATCGATCGCCACAACGCCTTCGAATGGAGCAATATCGAACTGCGCAGCCGGCTCGACCGCGCGCGCCAGATACAGCGCGTACTCAATGAGCAGGTCGACGCGGTGGGGGACAACCAGCTGCTGTCGCGCATCCTGCGGGAGCAGCGCAGAGCACTGCCGAACGTCACCCTTGTCGAAGACCTGTCGGAAAAGATCGCCGACATTCGCCTCAGGCAGTTCGAACTGGAGCGCCAGCGCGAGGCCTTGAGCGATATCGACCCTGTGGTGGACAGGCGTATCGAGGAGGCGGGGCTGGAACCCTCCGCGGAACTGACCGAGACTCTCGCGGAGAGCTATCGCTCCCGCCGCGGTCTGATGAACCAGCTGGAGCAGACCTACGGCGAGCTGCTGGCCACTGCCGTGGATCTCCAGCTGAATCAACGCCAGATCAGTGACACCGTCGATACCCTGAACGCCACCATCGAAGAGCGGCTTTTCTGGCTCCCCAACCGCGCCCCGCTGAATCTGACCTGGTTGAAGCGATTGCCCGCCTCCTTTCTGGCGCAGATCAGCGGATCGAAGTGGCATGACGATCTCGACGCCGTGCTGACGCCCCCGCCTCTCAAGGCGCTGTGGGGAATTCCCTTGCTGGTGCTTGCGGCGGGGCTGCTGCTGGGGCGCCGCGCCATCCGGGCGCGGCTGCTGAAACTGCACAAGCAGATCGGACGCCTCAAGCGCGATACCCAGATGCACACCCCCTGGGCGATTCTGCTCAACGCCTTGATCGCCGCGCCGGGGCCTCTGGCCCTGGCGGCACTGGGACTCGGACTCAAGACCGGTACCGGGCTTGCCTGGGGCGATGCGCTGCTGCAGCTCGCCCTGGCCTGGGGCGCCGTTGCCCTGGCGCGGCGGCTGACCGTATCCAACGGCGTCGCCGTGCATCATTTCCACTGGCCGGTGGACTATGTGCTGGAACTGAGACGCCTATTCGGCCAGCTCGGCCTTGCGCTGATCCCGGTGCTTCTGATCAGCGCCCTGATAAAAGGCGAAGGGTTATTCCTGGCGGAGCGTCCGCTGTACTTCCTGCCGATGCTGGCGGGCTTCATCGGCATGAGCCTCACCCTGGCGCGGCTCGTGCTGGCGCATCGACCTTATTTCGGCATCAAGCTGTTCCATGTGCTCCTGGGTCTGGCGCTGGCCGCTGCGCCTCTGGTGCTGGGCGTCATGCTGGTGCTGGGCTATGAATACACCGTGCTGCGACTTGTCGAACGTTTCATCACCAGCCTGTATGCCGTCGGCCTTTGGCTGCTTGGCACCGCCACGGTGGTCCGCAGCCTGGCGGTGGCGGCAAGGCGGCTTGCCTATCATCGCGCCAAGGCGCAGTCGGAAGCCCGAGCCAAGGAGAGCGCCGATGCCGGCGGCGAGGTGGTCGAGGAACCGCCCCTGGATCTCGAGCAGGTCAATCAGCAGTCCCTGCGGCTGGCCAAGCTGCTGCTGTTCCTGGGGCTTACTCTGGTGCTGTATGTCATCTGGTCGGATCTGCTCGTGGCCCTGGCCTATTTCGACCATATCAAGGTGTGGTCGACGACCCAGGGTATCGGCGAGACCCTGAGCGAGACGCCGATCACCCTGGCGGACATTCTCATCGCTCTGCTCGTTGTGGTACTTACCTGGAGCCTGGCCCGCAACCTGCCGGGGCTGCTGGAGGTGATGGTGCTTTCCCACCTGACCCTCAAACCCGGCGGCGCCTACGCCATTTCATCGCTGCTTTCCTACACCATCGTCGGGGTAGGCATCGTCGCCGCCCTGGGCACCCTGGGGGTGTCCTGGGACAAGCTGCAGTGGCTGGTAGCGGCGCTGGGGGTAGGCCTGGGGTTCGGACTGCAGGAGATCTTCGCCAACTTCATCTCCGGCTTGATTCTGCTTTTCGAGCGCCCGATTCGCATCGGTGACACCATCACCCTGGGCAACCTGCACGGCACCATCACCCGTATTCGCATTCGCGCCACGACGATGACGGATTTCGACCGCAAGGAAATTATCATTCCCAACAAGACCTTCGTGACCGAGCAGCTGACCAACTGGTCCCTGTCGGACAACGTGACCCGGGTCACCTTGGAGTATGGGGTGGCCCACGGCTCGGACCTGGAAACCGTGCGCTACCTGCTGCATCAGGTGGCGAAGGAGAACGAACGGGTGCTCGATGACCCGGCTCCCATGGTGATCTGCTCGAGCTACGGCCCCTCGGCGTTCAACTTTCATCTGTATATCTACGTCAACGATCTTTTCGATCGCTACTTTGCCCCGGATGAAATCAACCGCCAGCTCGACGGGCTGTTCCGGGAGCATGGCATACGAGTGGCGTTCGACCAGATGGACGTCTGGCTGCACGATACCCAGAAGCCTGCCAAGGGGGAATCGACGGATCTCTCGCAGGATTCGTCATCTTCCGCGGCCCAGCCGGAAGAGAGGGACGAAGACGAGGAGCAGCATCAACCTCCCAAGGGCAACAAGCCGTTGAGCAGAAGATAG